GCAACCCCATCGAGCGGAATGGCGCTGTAATCGTCTAGCAGATTAGTTTGACGTATTGTTTTACTCTGCGCACCTTTGCCCCGCCGCTTGATAGTAGTTATCAATCTGAGATTTGGCACAAACGGGTGAGGCTTTAGGGCATCTCTCGTCATTTCTAAAAGTGGCGTGGTATTAATACCTGATCTTGCCGCCGTGATTAGTAGCATCACTGCCATGGCCTCTGCTCCATTGCCAAGGAACGTGCCCTTATGGATAGCAACAAGGTCGGACTTTAATGCCCCGAGTAGCCTTTGCATTTCCCCCATGGTGAGCGGATCTGCGTCTTTCGTATTCCGCGCATTGTTGGGGAATGGATTTGGCGGCAAGAGATCGTCAGTATCGGTTTCTACAAATCCATAATCAGCTAGAACAATGACCAATGACTTAAAGCTGGTGTAGTAGTTCTTAGCCGTCGAGCCATTGGGGTACTTTAGCTTTAGCCAAGAGATATAACGTTCCAAATGACGTTTGGTCAGGCCGTTCGGCGTTGTGGGTGGCGACTCGACCGAGCCTCCACCTAAGAAACTCAGAAAGAACCTCAACCCGTTCACAGAGTAACCAATCAAAGTGGCTACGGAGAAGTTTCCTCCTTGCAGCAACGCCCTGATAACGTAAATGCTTTGAATTGCCCAGGCGTCGAAGCCCGAACCTAGGGATGGTCTGAAGTAGTTGTGTATTTCTGGCTGACTTCAGCCCCTGCCGATTTTAAAAGCGGCAAATCGATCAAAAACGCTCAGATCACCCGCTTATTTCTGTGTTTTTAGCCGCCGCGAGCACCTCGCGGCAGCCATTTCCCACATTACAGGCGCACCTCTCCTGCATTCGCCAGTAAATGTCGGCGCGCCATCCACAGGTTCGACAGCGCGAACAGCGTCACCAGTTGCGCCGTGTTCTTCGCCAGACCACGGAAGCGCACCTTCACATAACCGAACTGGCGCTTGATCACCCGGAACGGATGCTCGACCTTGGCTCGTACCTGAGCCTTGGCCTTCTCAATCTTGCGCGCGGCTTTGTACAAAGCACTGCGCTTATCAAGCTTCTTGTAAGTACTACGGCGGGCGGCGATCTGCCAGATGACCTCCCGGCCTTCATGTTCAGGGCGTTTCTCGACGCCGGTGTAACCCGCGTCGGCACCGACCATGTTCTCATCGCCGTGCAGCAGCTTATCGACCTGGGTGACATCGGCCACGTTGGCCGCCGTGCCCACCACGCTGTGCACCAAGCCCGACTCATCATCGACACCGATGTGCGCCTTCATGCCGAAGTAGTACTGGTTACCCTTCTTGGTCTGATGCATTTCCGGGTCGCGCTTACCGTCCTTGTTCTTGGTCGAACTCGGCGCATTGATCAGCGTGGCATCGACGATCGTGCCTTGGCGCAGCGACAGCCCTCGGTCGCCCAGATAGCCATTGATGACAGCCAAGATGCCGGCGGCTAGTTCGTGCTTCTCCAGCAAACGACGGAAGTTGAGGATGGTGGTTTCATCGGGGATACGCTCCAAGCTCAGCCCCGCGAACTGGCGCAGGATGGTGGTCTCGTACAGCGCCTCTTCCATCGCTGGATCGCTGTAACCGAACCAGTTTTGCATCAGGTGCACGCGCAGCATCGCCATCAGCGGATAGGCCGGACGACCGCCTTCACCCTTGGGATAATGCGGCTCGATCAAGGCAATCAAACCCTTCCACGGCACCACCCGATCCATCTCGATCAGGAACAACTCTTTGCGGGTTTGTTTGCGCTTACCGGCGTACTCGGCGTCAGCGAAGGTCATCTGCTTCATGGGGAAACTCAGCGGGTGGAATCCGGGTATTTTGCCAAAATCTGGAAGTCTTCTTCAGAGTTTCCCTAGGTATTGAGAGTGGTCGAGCTGCCTATGATTTCTCGGGTTTCTCGGCAAATCAATTTTGATGCTATCTTCGACAGCCTCGAATCCTTTCGTGACGGATTGCAGGGCCGCCTTATAGTTCTTTTGCCGGGCCAACGTAACTACCTCAGGTGCGCTTAGTGGAGTCAGCCGTGAACATCATGTCAATTTCGTCCTCATGCGCAAGAACGGATTGAGCCTCCAGCTGGTTGATGAGGTGCAAGTAGATCATCGTTGTTTGAACATCTGAATGCCCCAACCTGTCTCTGACATACAACAGCGGCTCACCTTCAAATTCTTTGCTTTTTCTAAGGGCAAGCAAGGTATAAGTCCCGTAAGTGTGGCGTAGCATATGAGCCCGAACATAGAAGCCGCACTTTCGCTCATAGGACTTCATAACGTCCACTACGGAATCCTTTGAATAATGCCTGCCTTCATTAGTTAGGAGTAGCGCAGTTACACCTCCATCACCATTGGACTTACGAACCTCTCGCTGGTGAAGGGAATAAGACCACATGCTCTCCATCAGCGACCATGGCACATCGATAGTCCTGGGCTTGTCGTACTTGATATGCATGTCTGAAGGATCAAGAGCAACGCTGACCATTTGCCTTGGGCGCAGTCCATTTTTTAACCTAGGGTTGAACACATATTTGAGAGGAAAAGACCTGGCCTCACAGGAGCGAAGCCCTGTACGCACCATGAGGTGAAATAATATCTGGTGGCTTGGATCAGTATCCAAGGCAACGCATACCTTGACTTGATCCTTGGTCAAGAATTTGGTCAGGCGCTTTCGGTCACGCACCATCACCGAAGCCTTCGTGCTCTCGGCTCCGGGTTGAGCAACATGACTGAGAAGACCGGAATGTGGAGCCACCCTGACCCTTTTCTCCCCGAAGGGCAGCACGGTTATCAGGTTGCGCTGCTTGGCCCATCGGTAGAACTTCACAATCAGGGCCAAGCGACTGTTCACCGTTTTGGGATCAAGCGCTAATTCTCCGCTAGACCAATCCCTGTACCTCGACAGGATGCTCAGACCATGGGCCGGGCTTTCCTCGTTCCAGGCCAAACCATTGGCCTCCAGGAAGGCGAAATAATCGTACAGACGCCGCCCATAGGCTTCCCAAGTCAAATCGCTTAGGGCCTCACCTGACTCGATGAGCGTGTGCCAAAGGAAGGACTGGGCTGGCTCGACTGGCCATCCCTCTGACCCGATCAGCAAAGGAAAGCCTTCAAAGGATCGACCTGCCAATGCTAGGTCTTTTGTTGCGAATACCAGCCTCATGCCGCTGCCCTAAACCACCACCAATGGATTGCCTTATGAAGTCTGGAAACTATTGTTCCAAAGGGGTTCAGAAGGTGGCGCGGACTCTACAGGATTTACTAACGATTTCTACCCCTCAGATCCGAGTTGGACAATACGACGACTGGGCGCTGTCGCAGCTCTGGTCTGAAAATGCGTTCACAGCTGCAGTAGAACGAGTTGACGTCCACCAGGCCGAAGATAGGCTGATGATTAGTGTGCATGGGGCGTCAGGTCCCATGTCACGACGCCGAACACTTCAATGGTGCCATATTCGCTGGGAGCGATGCTCTTGTACGCTGGATTTGCCGACTCCAATACCCACCCTGCAGCTGACCTGGCCAGCCGCTTCACTAGAGGTTGATTGTCGACGTAAGCTAGTACGATATGGCCGGCAGTCGGAGAAATTGATCGGTCGACTACCAGGAGGCTACCATCGAAGATGCCGGCGTCGCGCATGCTGTCACCTTCAACCTGGACGATCCAGACGTGAGGAGCACGAATATTCATGCGCTCATCCAGGGACAGAGGGGCTTCGTAGTAGTCAGCCGCGGGGCTTGGGAAACCGCCCGCTGCAGTACCAGCCAAGACTTGGAGCAGCTGCGTCGACGGCGCCAGTGGATACGGCGTGAGGGCATTCATAAAAGACACCAGCAATTACTGTTTGCATATACAGTAATCCAGCAATCGCTGCGCGACTAGCGTCGGTTAGACAAAAGGCGTTTCCAGGAGCTGACAGTCCCTGAGATTTCCGCCTATAGTACCCTAACAGATATATGCTTTAGTTAGGGCAAAACTATGCAAGTGCTCGAAAAAGAAAGGCTGTTACAGATCTATGAAGAGGAGATAGAGGCCGCGTATGCCGAGCTTCTTGATGCGTTTATGAACATGCTGACGCTTGGGGT
The window above is part of the Pseudomonas putida genome. Proteins encoded here:
- a CDS encoding tyrosine-type recombinase/integrase; its protein translation is MRLVFATKDLALAGRSFEGFPLLIGSEGWPVEPAQSFLWHTLIESGEALSDLTWEAYGRRLYDYFAFLEANGLAWNEESPAHGLSILSRYRDWSSGELALDPKTVNSRLALIVKFYRWAKQRNLITVLPFGEKRVRVAPHSGLLSHVAQPGAESTKASVMVRDRKRLTKFLTKDQVKVCVALDTDPSHQILFHLMVRTGLRSCEARSFPLKYVFNPRLKNGLRPRQMVSVALDPSDMHIKYDKPRTIDVPWSLMESMWSYSLHQREVRKSNGDGGVTALLLTNEGRHYSKDSVVDVMKSYERKCGFYVRAHMLRHTYGTYTLLALRKSKEFEGEPLLYVRDRLGHSDVQTTMIYLHLINQLEAQSVLAHEDEIDMMFTADSTKRT
- a CDS encoding IS5-like element ISPre1 family transposase, whose protein sequence is MKQMTFADAEYAGKRKQTRKELFLIEMDRVVPWKGLIALIEPHYPKGEGGRPAYPLMAMLRVHLMQNWFGYSDPAMEEALYETTILRQFAGLSLERIPDETTILNFRRLLEKHELAAGILAVINGYLGDRGLSLRQGTIVDATLINAPSSTKNKDGKRDPEMHQTKKGNQYYFGMKAHIGVDDESGLVHSVVGTAANVADVTQVDKLLHGDENMVGADAGYTGVEKRPEHEGREVIWQIAARRSTYKKLDKRSALYKAARKIEKAKAQVRAKVEHPFRVIKRQFGYVKVRFRGLAKNTAQLVTLFALSNLWMARRHLLANAGEVRL
- a CDS encoding LexA family protein translates to MNALTPYPLAPSTQLLQVLAGTAAGGFPSPAADYYEAPLSLDERMNIRAPHVWIVQVEGDSMRDAGIFDGSLLVVDRSISPTAGHIVLAYVDNQPLVKRLARSAAGWVLESANPAYKSIAPSEYGTIEVFGVVTWDLTPHAH